The proteins below are encoded in one region of Sulfolobus sp. A20:
- a CDS encoding nucleotidyltransferase has protein sequence MIQFSKIGEILHELQSLTDFVIIGDTILDLQLKRKGTDSDIDIFVLGISVLVDDDAIRDFAYQRGWDYGRTPIDTPRLFVPVDDDQLQIDLYENIQDFFVPKEIIENAIDIKLGNYQFKTVRLEDYILLKANAFREEDEDELKTIVYLIGEGKLSVDKNYIREHIKLFEENSESIKERLSYIGIKI, from the coding sequence ATGATACAGTTTTCTAAAATAGGGGAAATACTTCATGAATTACAATCTTTGACAGATTTTGTAATAATAGGTGACACGATATTAGATTTACAGCTTAAAAGAAAAGGAACTGACAGTGATATTGATATATTTGTTTTAGGTATAAGTGTTTTGGTTGACGATGATGCTATACGAGATTTCGCATATCAAAGAGGCTGGGATTACGGTAGAACACCTATAGACACTCCAAGGTTATTCGTACCTGTAGATGATGATCAGCTTCAAATAGATTTATATGAGAATATACAAGATTTTTTTGTACCTAAAGAAATTATAGAAAACGCAATTGATATAAAATTAGGAAATTATCAGTTTAAAACTGTAAGATTGGAAGATTATATTCTTCTTAAAGCTAATGCGTTTAGGGAAGAAGACGAGGATGAATTAAAAACTATAGTATATCTTATAGGGGAAGGGAAATTAAGTGTAGATAAAAATTATATAAGAGAACATATAAAATTATTTGAAGAAAACAGTGAAAGTATAAAGGAGAGATTATCTTACATAGGAATAAAAATTTGA
- a CDS encoding 50S ribosomal protein L40e produces the protein MPLNDPAKLQIVQQRVFVKKVCRKCGALNSIRATKCRRCHSTNLRLKKKELPTKKG, from the coding sequence ATGCCGCTTAATGATCCTGCAAAACTCCAGATAGTTCAACAAAGAGTTTTTGTGAAAAAAGTATGCAGAAAATGCGGTGCATTAAACTCTATAAGAGCCACTAAATGTAGAAGGTGTCATAGTACAAATCTAAGACTTAAAAAGAAAGAATTACCAACAAAGAAAGGGTAA
- a CDS encoding transcription elongation factor NusA, translating to MEMKIPLDQVCVRSGLLCNRCQGLVDEGEVLDYEIEIMKMLLELEETQFKELRECVYHKAYKVDNLLILLVTSSPEMTQQKWIKIAKILQDKLNIKVRVLEKTNSIKNSAIQLLSPARVLGVNTVWMPDGSVQYVIRVSKSERKLLPAEAQLLESALTKIHSTPVRIRVE from the coding sequence ATGGAGATGAAGATTCCGCTGGATCAGGTTTGCGTTAGAAGTGGACTTCTTTGCAACAGATGTCAAGGGTTAGTTGATGAAGGAGAGGTGCTAGACTATGAGATAGAAATAATGAAAATGTTGCTGGAACTTGAAGAGACGCAGTTTAAGGAATTGAGAGAATGTGTTTATCATAAAGCATACAAAGTTGATAATTTATTAATATTATTAGTCACTAGTAGTCCAGAGATGACTCAACAAAAATGGATTAAAATAGCTAAAATATTACAAGATAAACTAAATATAAAGGTAAGAGTGTTAGAGAAAACTAATAGCATAAAGAATAGTGCAATTCAGTTACTTTCTCCAGCGAGAGTATTAGGGGTAAACACTGTGTGGATGCCTGATGGTTCTGTTCAGTATGTAATCAGAGTCTCAAAGTCTGAGCGTAAATTATTGCCGGCCGAGGCACAATTATTGGAGTCAGCTTTAACTAAAATCCACTCTACACCAGTTAGAATAAGGGTAGAGTGA
- the aspS gene encoding aspartate--tRNA(Asn) ligase: MFRTHFISELNDNLDGKEVKLAGWVHNIRNLGGKVFLILRDKSGTVQVVVEKSSKAYEVLNQLSLESAISITGSVKKDERAPNGIEVHAKEISIISVSKSPLPLDVSGKVKADIDTRLRERLLDLRRPEMQAVLKIQSVAVKSFRETLYKNGFIEVFTPKIIASATEGGAQLFPVMYFGKDAFLAQSPQLYKELLAGAIERVFEIAPAWRAEESDTPYHLSEFISMDVEMAFADYNQVMQLIEQIMYNMINDVKRECEKELKVLNHTLPDVALPLRRITYSEAIEILQNKGLNIKFGDDIGTPELRLLNEEIKENLYFIIDWPWLSRPFYTKQKSDNPQLSESFDLIYKWLEIASGSSRNYIREVLENSLKVRGLNPTSFEFFLKWFDYGMPPHAGFGMGLARVMLMLTGLQSVKEVVPFPRDKKRLTP, from the coding sequence TTGTTTAGGACACACTTCATTTCGGAATTAAACGATAATTTAGATGGAAAAGAAGTAAAGCTAGCGGGATGGGTACATAATATCAGAAATTTAGGCGGAAAAGTGTTTCTGATACTAAGGGATAAAAGTGGCACTGTACAAGTTGTGGTAGAAAAAAGTAGTAAAGCATACGAAGTTCTCAATCAGTTATCATTAGAATCGGCAATCTCAATAACAGGTAGCGTTAAAAAGGATGAGCGTGCACCTAATGGAATAGAAGTTCATGCGAAAGAGATCAGTATTATTTCCGTTTCTAAGTCACCGTTACCTTTAGATGTTAGCGGAAAAGTTAAGGCCGATATAGATACAAGGTTAAGAGAGAGGTTATTAGATTTAAGGAGGCCTGAGATGCAAGCTGTATTGAAGATTCAATCTGTAGCAGTGAAATCATTTAGGGAAACTTTATATAAAAATGGTTTTATTGAAGTCTTTACACCTAAAATAATTGCAAGTGCTACTGAAGGAGGAGCCCAATTATTTCCAGTTATGTATTTTGGAAAAGATGCGTTTTTAGCTCAAAGTCCACAGCTTTACAAGGAATTATTGGCTGGCGCGATTGAAAGAGTATTTGAGATAGCTCCAGCTTGGAGGGCTGAAGAGTCAGATACTCCTTATCATCTTTCAGAGTTCATTAGTATGGATGTCGAGATGGCATTTGCTGATTACAATCAAGTAATGCAATTAATAGAACAGATTATGTATAATATGATAAACGATGTTAAACGAGAGTGCGAAAAGGAGTTGAAGGTATTGAATCATACATTACCAGACGTAGCATTACCATTGCGTAGGATAACTTATTCTGAGGCTATAGAAATTTTGCAGAATAAAGGCTTAAATATAAAATTCGGAGATGATATAGGTACTCCGGAGTTAAGGTTATTAAATGAAGAGATTAAGGAGAACTTATACTTTATTATTGATTGGCCATGGCTTAGTAGGCCATTCTATACCAAGCAGAAGAGCGATAATCCGCAACTAAGCGAGAGCTTTGATCTAATTTATAAATGGCTTGAGATCGCGTCAGGTAGCTCAAGAAATTATATTAGAGAAGTGTTAGAGAACTCACTTAAAGTTAGAGGACTTAATCCAACTAGCTTTGAATTTTTCTTGAAGTGGTTCGACTACGGTATGCCACCACACGCTGGATTCGGTATGGGATTAGCAAGAGTAATGTTAATGCTAACTGGTCTACAATCAGTGAAGGAAGTAGTGCCATTCCCAAGGGATAAGAAAAGATTAACGCCATAA